In Streptococcus gallolyticus subsp. gallolyticus DSM 16831, the sequence TTTAACTTCTAAACGGTTAGCCTTGACATAATCAAGTCCGATACGTTTTGCCAACACATCAACCGTTTCATGGAAACCGCCTGACACAACAGCCACTTTATAACCACGACGATGCAATTCTGCCACTAATTTTTCAGCACCATTTGTAAAATGCATGCGCGCAAGCACCTTATCAAAAATGCTTTCTGGCAAGCCCTTCAACAAACCGACACGTTCATCTAACGCTTGTTTAAAATCAAGTTCACCATTCATGGCACGCGCAGTAATGTCAGCAATCTTCTCACCAACACCCGCTTCTTCACCCAATAAATCAATTCCTTCTTCTTGAATGAGGGTAGAGTCCACATCCATTACCAATAATCCATTTACCTTAGTCATGACGCACCTCAATAGCTCTAGCATGAGCTTGTAATCCTTCAGCATAAGCAAGTGTTGTAATATCGTGACTAGCTGCATTCACAGCAATTTTTGAATATTGCATATACTGGATACGTTTGACAAAATCATGCACACCTAGCGCTGATGAGAAACGGCTTGTGCTAGTTGTTGGCAAAATATGATTTGCCCCTGCGTAATAATCACCGATTGGTTCACTCGTAAAATGCCCAAGGAAAACAGAACCCGCATTTTCAATCGCATCAAGATAATCATAAGCATTATCCATAGCAATTTCCAAATGTTCTGGCGCCACTTGGTTCATCAATTCAAACATTGCCTCAACAGAATCTGCAATGATGATACGACCATTATTTTCAACAGAAGCACGCGCAATTTCTTCACGTGGCAAGGTTTTAAGTTGTTCTTCGATTTCCTTTTCAACCGCATCCGCTAACGCTGCTGAATTTGTCACCAAAATCGCACGCGCACGCACATCATGCTCAGCTTGTGAGAGCAAATCTGCTGCAACGTATTTTGGATTGGCTGTGTCATCTGCGATCACACCAATTTCAGACGGACCTGCAATCATATCAATACCAACAATACCGTAAACAAGTTTTTTAGCTGTCGCAACAAAAATATTTCCTGGTCCAGTAATCTTATCAACACGAGGAATCGTTTCTGTACCATATGCCAAAGCAGCAACACCTTGAGCCCCACCAACTTGATAAATCTTATCAACACCAGCTAACGAAGCAGCCACCAAAATCGCAGGTTCGAAATGCGCTTGTGGCGGTGTAATCATGATAATTTCTTTAACACCAGCAATCTTAGCTGGAATGACATTCATCAAAACAGATGACGGATAAGCAGCAGTTCCACCTGGGACATAAACCCCAACACGCTCAATCGGACGAATCAATTGCCCACGAACAACGCCTTCAGTTGGTTGGTCCTCAAATCCTTTTTCCAACTGTTGCTTGTGATAACTTTCAATATTCGCTTTGGCATTTTTGAGAGCTTCCAAAACCTCGGCATCAATTTCCTCAAACGCTTGGTCAACCAACTCCTTGCCAACTTCAAAATTATCAAGCGTAATCTTGTCAAATTTTTCTGAATAGGCTTTAAGTGCTTTATCACCATTTTCTTTGACATCTTCTAAAATTTGACGAACCGCATCATCAACATCAAGATTTTCTTTGCTTAATTCTAATTGTTCTTGGTAGAGAATTTTTGAAATTTCTTCTGTCGTTCCTGTTAAACGTTTCATTTAAAAGCTACCTCCTCATTTCCAACGATACTTTCCAATTTTTGGATAAATGGCATGATTTCAGGATTATTTTTCAAAGCCGCTTTGTTCACAATCAATCGCGCTGAAATGCGGCAAATATCTTCATAAACTTTAAGACCGTTAGCAACTAGCGTATTTCCAGTCTCAACAATATCAACAATAGCGTCCGCTAAACCAATAACAGGAGCAATCTCAACACTTCCTTGAATTGAAATGATTTCGACATCTTCTCCTTTTTTATTAAAATAATCGGTCGCAATGGTT encodes:
- the serB gene encoding phosphoserine phosphatase SerB, whose amino-acid sequence is MTKVNGLLVMDVDSTLIQEEGIDLLGEEAGVGEKIADITARAMNGELDFKQALDERVGLLKGLPESIFDKVLARMHFTNGAEKLVAELHRRGYKVAVVSGGFHETVDVLAKRIGLDYVKANRLEVKDGVLTGKVLGEVVTKDVKKASLIEWAAENGLELSQTIAMGDGANDLPMIKTAGIGIAFCAKPVVRKEAPYQINEADLYKVIDILDGKN
- the hisD gene encoding histidinol dehydrogenase, which gives rise to MKRLTGTTEEISKILYQEQLELSKENLDVDDAVRQILEDVKENGDKALKAYSEKFDKITLDNFEVGKELVDQAFEEIDAEVLEALKNAKANIESYHKQQLEKGFEDQPTEGVVRGQLIRPIERVGVYVPGGTAAYPSSVLMNVIPAKIAGVKEIIMITPPQAHFEPAILVAASLAGVDKIYQVGGAQGVAALAYGTETIPRVDKITGPGNIFVATAKKLVYGIVGIDMIAGPSEIGVIADDTANPKYVAADLLSQAEHDVRARAILVTNSAALADAVEKEIEEQLKTLPREEIARASVENNGRIIIADSVEAMFELMNQVAPEHLEIAMDNAYDYLDAIENAGSVFLGHFTSEPIGDYYAGANHILPTTSTSRFSSALGVHDFVKRIQYMQYSKIAVNAASHDITTLAYAEGLQAHARAIEVRHD